A genome region from Musa acuminata AAA Group cultivar baxijiao chromosome BXJ3-5, Cavendish_Baxijiao_AAA, whole genome shotgun sequence includes the following:
- the LOC135638545 gene encoding BAG family molecular chaperone regulator 1-like, producing the protein MIKLRSRKLFKRSSKLGSSTGGCSGNGDVQWELRPGGMLVQKRGCGEEADEVVTVRISTGWNWHDVSIGATASFGELKTVVAMVTGMEPREQRLLFRGKEREDGDHLHMVGVRDKDKVLLLEDPAIKERKLRDMGGSHVASNRPCHTIIEV; encoded by the exons ATGATCAAGCTGAGATCAAGGAAGCTCTTCAAGAGGAGCTCCAAGCTCGGCAGCAGCACCGGTGGCTGCAGCGGGAACGGGGATGTCCAGTGGGAGCTGCGGCCCGGTGGCATGTTGGTTCAGAAGAGAGGATGCGGAGAGGAAGCTGATGAAGTGGTGACGGTGAGAATCTCCACTGGATGGAATTGGCATGACGTATCTATCGGAGCCACTGCCTCATTCG GGGAGTTGAAGACGGTGGTGGCGATGGTGACAGGAATGGAACCAAGGGAGCAGAGGCTTCTGTTCAGGGGCAAGGAGAGAGAGGATGGCGATCATCTTCACATGGTGGGTGTTAGGGACAAGGACAAGGTGCTGCTTTTGGAGGATCCTGCAATCAAAGAAAGGAAGCTGAGGGACATGGGAGGAAGTCATGTGGCGAGCAACAGGCCTTGCCACACGATTATCGAGGTGTAG